In Ovis canadensis isolate MfBH-ARS-UI-01 breed Bighorn chromosome 15, ARS-UI_OviCan_v2, whole genome shotgun sequence, the genomic stretch ATGGCTTGATTCATGATTCTCACCAATTGAAGTGATctggcattttaaaataatgggaCAGTTCCTTTGGAGTAAGAGAACGTGAAAACCAGGGTATGTTGCCTGGCAGaagcagagaggaggaagagactcGGCGGGCAACAGCTTGTAGGAGTTCTGGCCGTGCTTGCTCTTCACAGCTCACCTGCATCCAACTCGATTGGGTTCATATGTGCATCAAAATAGCCACGCAGAAAGATGGAGTTGATATTAGAACTCCAAGGGGCTGTGGACTTGGAGATAAGATTCCAGAATATAGGTGAACCTAGAAGCATGTTACATTGTTGCAGAATTTAGAGAAAATAATTCCAAGCGTGTGAGTCAGACCAAGTGTTAGATAGAGTTATGTCCTTCACGGTAATATGACTTTAGCACTGACATTCTCACCCAACCAACAAGGATGCTAAGGTTGAGGAAGTTGAATTAACTTGGCCAAggtctcaagagatgggaaccaCGGTCTGATTTCAAAGGTCACGTCCTTAGTGCTATACCGCCAGGGTTTCTCCTCACTCTCCAGTGAAGCCGATGACTGTTTCCAATTCGGAACCTGTAGGAAGTGAGGAATCGCCTATGGAGCTGCGTTCTAGCTCTGGTTTTGCCTCTTTACTAGGAAATCACGAGCTAGTCATCTTACCGCTTCGACCCTCATATTCTTCTCGCGAAAAGCAGGATGAACAAATATGTGCTTGCAAGGATCTCTGCAGGATCCAGTGAAAACGTGTTTGTAGAAACTGTacagtgaggacttccctggcggctcagtggtgaagactccgcctgccaatgcaggagacacgggtttgacccctgatctgggaaggccCCACACGctacagagcaactgagcccacgcgccgcagctactgagcctgcgcgccAGCCTGGGAGCGgccactgctgagcctgcgcgCCCTGGAGCTGGTGCTCCACGAGGGAAGCCTCTGCGGCGGGAAGTCCGCGGGCCGGAACCAGGGGCGGCCCAGCTGGCCGCACCCAGGGAAGCCCGctcgcagcaaccaagacccagcacggccgaaAATGAATGACGTTACTCAAAACGCGAAAGTGATTTGCTGAAAGTGGTCATGTCGAGCTGTGTtcatcttaatttctctttaatgAGGGTTTATTTTTCGATTTCAGTGGGCAGCCTAGGACTCATGGCAGAGAATGGCACAGTGGTAACAGAATTCGTTCTGCTGGGGTTCCGGCTGTCGGCCGAGCTGCAGACGGGTCTCTTCTTCGTGTTTCTGCTCCTCTATCTCGTCACCCTGGGAGGCAACCTGGGCGTGATGGCGCTGATTCAGAGTGACCCTCGCCTCCGGacgcccatgtacttcttcctcagccACCTCTCCTTCCTGGACGTTTGCTACTCCTCCGTTATTGTCCCGCAGCTGCTGGAGGCCTTGCGGACCGAAAAGAGGGCCATCGGCTTCGAGCGCTGCGCCACCCAGTTCTTCTTCTTCACCCTCTGTGCCAGCACTGAGTGCCTCCTTCTGGCCGTGATGGCCTACGACCGCTACGTGGCCGTGTGTGGCCCTCTGCTCTACGCCTCGGCCATGACGCCCCGCACGCGCCTGGGGCTGGTGGCCGGGGCCTACGGTGGCGCCGCGGTCAACGCCGCGGTCCGCACCGGGTGcgccttctccatctccttctgCAAGTCGAACCACGTGGATTTCTTCTTCTGTGACCTCCCACCTCTGCTGAAGCTTGCCTGCAGTGAGACCAGGCCACGAGAACGGGTGATCTACCTTTTAGCTTTCTTGGTCATTGCGACCAGCCTGTCAGCGATTCTCATATCCTATCTGTTCATCATTCGGGCCATTCTGAAGATCCGTTCAGCGGGTGGCAAAGTCAAGACCTTCTCCACCTGCGCTTCTCACATAACTGCAGTGGCGCTTTTTTTTGGGACGCTCATATTCATATACCTGAAAGGTAACATGGGAAAATCTCTCGGGGAGGACAAGGTTGTGTCAGTATTTTACACTGTGGTCATCCCGATGCTGAACCCAGTGATCTACAGCCTGAGGAACAAGGAAGTGAAGGAGGCTCTGAAGAGAGCTCTCAGCAGGATGAAGGTTTCCCCAGTAGAGTAAGACTTGCGCTCCACTGATTCAGAAGCTCCTGCAGATAATCCTTTGGGCTTTCAGCTTGTCTTTGTAATAGAGAAACCAGACCTGATAATTACAAAGACATAcggaggcaaaaagaaaaaatgtagatTTAAGTTCCAGTAATTGCTCTAttaactctgtgaccttgagccagAAATTCTCTGCCTCAGTTATCACACCAGTAAAAATTACCTAGCTGTGATTAAAGCCAGTCTCAAGAGAAATTGAATGCTGAAGGACTTTATAAGTGATTAGATGCTATAAAATGTGAAATCTATTTTTCTGAACCATCCTGAATATTGCTGATTGTTTTCTCAGCTACACAATTTCTTTTTTCCCACCAAGCCAACATTTGGACCTTGAATACTTACAATACAGTAGCTTATTGCTCACATAGTGAGGGTAGTCATCTTCCTTGGTTGTCGGTAGTGGGGTGGAAATCAACGTTACCAAAGAAACTTTCCTCAACATTCAGTCATGTATAATTTAGGTATTTGTCATGAAAGAgttaaggggaagaaaaagagaggaaagaaagggggaaaaagatgTGAGCTGGAAAACGTTCAAGTTAGTTTGTTTCCTGAGACACTGAGGAGGGCCAAGACACTGCAGAATCAGAGAAAGGTGTAGTGACTTACAGTAATTATTAAAGACAGTTCAGTCTTGGTGTGAAGCTGAACTGAGCCTGATGGGtaacttttgaaatatttcttgatCACCAAAGGTCAGGATCCCTGTTTGATTTCTGAAGCATTGTTCATGGACCATCTGGCTCAGTTCACTCAAGCTATTTTCTGTCCTCCAGTAATGAAAACCAGCACTTCCATCTCCTATAGGACATTTGCTTTAGTATCCGCAGACAGATGACTATGAATCTGACCGCCACCTTTTAATGACCTTCACATCCACTAGAAATATTACTTGGGAAATGTCTCCATGGAGATTCCACAATCTGATTCatcaattcagcaaatatttatagatTATCAACTACATATGAGAAATAACGCTAAGTTCAGCAATATAATAGTAAATAAGATAGACACTGTTTTTCCTTCATGGAGATTAGAACGGGGGGTATAGATATTGAACCACTACAcagttgaaaaagttggcttaaaactcaacattcagaaaactaagatcatggcatctggtcccatcacttcatggcaaatagatggggaaaaaattgaaacagtgagagactttattttttggggctccaaaatcactgcagatggtgactgcagccatgaaattaaaagacacttgcttcttggaagaaaagttatgaccaacctagacagcatattcaaaagcagagacattactttgccaacaaaggtccatctagtcaaggctatggtttttcagtagtcatgtgtggatgtgagagttggactgtgaagaaagctgagagccaaaaaattgatgcttttgaactgtggtgttggagaagactcttgagagtcccttggacaacaaggagatccaaccagtccatcctaaaggcaatcaattctgaacattcattgcaaggactgatgctgaagctgaaactccaatactttggccacctgatgcgaagagttgactcactggaaaaaaccctgattctgggaaagattgagggtgggaagagaaggggatgacagaggatgagatggctggttggcatcacgactcaagggacacgagtttgagtgaactccgggagttggtgatggacagggaggccttgcatgctgcggttcatggggtcacaaagagtcagacatgactgagcgactgaactgagactgatcgactgaactgaactgaacccagttaattaattttttaatgtgattttggaaaggggaagagaggaagCATCACAGGATACTGTTACCCTGTATGGTAGGGTTCTGACCCAGTTTGGTGAGATCAGGTAAGCCTCCCCTGAGGAGCTGACCGTTAAGCTGAGGCTTAAAGAGTAAGTACGTCACAGTCATAGGACGGGGTCACCACTGCAGATGGAAGGAGCTGCGAATGCAAGGATGCCTTGAGGAACTGAGGAACCAGAGTGGCTGCAGCCTGGTGGGTGAGAGGCTTCGTGTGAGATGCAGCTGCTGAATCCAAGAGAAACCAGGTCACGGAGAGCCTCGCAGGCTCACTTAGGGACTTGTGGACTTTACTTGAAGAGCAAAGCATGAAATCATCTTATCTGAAATTTAACGAGATCCCTTTGGCTGCAGTGAGACTGGTGGAAGCGGGGCAGTCTTAGGTAgtggagatggagggagagacCCGCTTCATCAAAGTAACGATAAATGGTGTATTCCAGGGAAAGGTGCTTGATTGCCCTCCGGTGCTGTCTGCTTTGTTCTAGAATACACATTAGGCCAGAGAAAGATAGCACGTGGGTGTCTGACCATGTTATTGGTATAGGACTGATTCTGGGAAGATGGTGAATTTGGGGAAATATACTTTTGGAGGCATCCACTTTTTATGTGGCAtaccttttcttctctgaattgTGGACCTAACTAAGGTATAATCAGATATGCACCTGGTGTCCATTCATCAAAATGATCAACAACTGCTTTTTCTTCAGAGGGCAGCACATGTTCAGTAATTCCTGCTCTATGCCAGACTGCGTCAGTGGGCTGAAGAAATCACCCCTTAGAGGGTTCTCGTATGCTTAAAGGCAGGAAAAGCTTTCcacttaaaaacataaataaatgggaaaaatgcTAGACAGTGAGTGTGCTATTTCAGCAGCGGCGAGAGCAGCCTCGGACTTCTCCCCCACTTCTGTTTGGTGCTGTGGTTcttcctctttgcgaccccatgaacagcagcacaccaggcttctttgtccttcaccatctcccagagtttgctcagattcgtgtccattgagtcggtgatgccatccaaccatctcatcctctgttgtccccttctcctcccgccttcagtctttcccagcatcagggtcttttccaacgagttgggtCTTCGCGTCCAGTGGCCAaatgattggagcttcagcatcagtccttccaatgaatattcagggttgatttcatttagaaaatcTTGGTGAGTGGCAGCAAACTTTGCCTATACATGAATGCCCTTTGATGCATGTACAGTATTTGATGTATATGCAATTGCTTCAGGGGTGCACCAAGTGAATGAAATGCAAATGAAGTCTGAGTGTGTTTTAGGGGCCCATCTTCTGGTGATGAGATAAGGCACTAGAGGAAATGGCATTTATGTTAAATTTCCACTTAagtatattaataaatgaatgaaaacatccCCATATTATCTAATGTATATCAGGCTCTGGGCCAAGAATTTTCACTTATCTCATTGGCAGGACTCATTGTTAAAATAGACactgctgttgtttagtagctaagtcatgtctgacttttttcaaccccatggactgtagcccgccaggctcctctgtctgtgggattgctcaggcaagaatactggagtgggttgctgtttcctcctccaggggatcttcctgatccagggatggaacccgtgtctccttcattggcaggccagttctttaccactaagccacttcGGAAGCCAAAATAGATACTACACGCAATCTTTTGGAAAATTGGGTCCCATCCTGGTTGACTTTATGTGTCAATTTTACCCCTTGGGTCGGGAGTGCAGATATTTGGCTAAACATtaattctgggtgtgtctgtgaggaggTTGGTAGAGGGGATAAGCGTTTGAATCAGTGGACTCAGTAAAGCAAGTCACCATCCCCAGTGTGGTGGATGCCCTCCAGTCCTGAGGGCTTGACTGGAACACAGACAGAGGTCAGGGGTCAGGGGTCGGGGGCACTCAtgccttcttctcttcctggcttgcgtGAACCGGAGGACACTTTCTTCTGAACTTGGACTTGGTGTTTGAACCCTGGACTGCACCcctgctttcctgggtctcctggacTGTGGGAATTCTTACTTCCATAAAAGGAACTGTGTGGGCCAGTTCCTTGTGAGAAAGCGCCTTCTTGGCCATAAACAGATCTCTCACCTCCGAAAGTTTCCTACCGCACTATTCATTTATTATGATGATATTATTGTGTGATAAGAACACAGTGTAAGGTGTactcttttagcaaatttcaagtgtgCAATAGAGATTATAGCCATGGTTTCGCGGGTACACACTTATCTCTGAACTCATCAAGTTGTATATACTGAGTATGTACAGTTTTCAGCATGTCAATCATACCTCATGCAAGTGGCTTAAGGAAAAAAACTCTATAGACTGCCATATGTGCGCTACTATATATGCAATGGATAACTACCAAGGTTCTAGTGCGCAGCGCAGGGAACGCTGCTCAACACTCTGAGATGGCctatatgtgaaaagaatcttAGAGCGAGCGGATATGATGCCCAGCGATAAAGagtcacctgcaatgcaggagacctgggttccctccctggggcaggaaggtctcctggagaaggagatggcagcccactccagcattcttgcctgggaaatcccatggacaaaggggcctggtggactacagtccttggggctgcaaaagcgtcagacacgacttagagaccaAACAGCGGCAGCAGTGTGTACGCACAACGCAACACTCCCTTTCTTGTGGGCCTGAAACCAATGTGACACTGAGGATCAACTGTGCTCCAGTAGAAATTAAAGCAGAAAAATCGCACACACATATGTCCTATTCGTTCTGTGTATCCGGAGAACACCGAGGAACAAAATCCAGCTGGCAATATtgaaatctcttttttaaatccCTTTCAACTTCTAAATATATCCCTCTTAGGAATcatgtttcaaaattttaagtTTCCAGCTGTAATACTTTAGCCTCAGTCTACCAAAAATGATATAGGAAAGATCAAAGAGCAGACTTTCAGACTTTGAACTGACCCATTTAATTCAACCCATCCAGGGGCCAAGGTGCTGTGTGTTTCTTATCGTTTCGAACAACCCCCCAAATGATGTCACCAAGatggcagtgtgggagaccccaggATTCCTCCCCTCACAAAGATGAACAGTCCACGATCAAAAACAGCTCTGGGAGAGCTCAGGAGTCCACCTCTGAAACGTCAACGCAGTGGAACAAAAGCCTGAGAATGACCAcctagaagggaaggaaggacagCTTCATTTTTTCTGCCTCGTGTCACCCCCAGGCTGGCACGTCTCTGTGCCAGCAGGGAACTCCCTGGCTGGAAAGACTTCCCTTCCCTGAGAATGGACAGCCAAGCGGCTGACCAGTGTCCCCAGAGGAACCACTTTGGTTTTACCAAACCCAGAGACTGGCGAAGCTGAGACTAAAGAGATGGCTAGGAATAGGGACGCAGGGCCAAAGCTCTCAGGACAGCCACATAGTGGGGGCAACCATGGTTCCCAGAGGCCTGCTCTGCAGATGACGCCAACAGCTTTCTCCACCCAGGAAGCCAACAGGCAGCTCCGCCACCGCGGGGGGCCCCAGGCATATCTCACTGTTTTGACCCCACAGGTGCTCACGTTCCCAGAGGCCACCCACCCGAGTCCTTCCCACCTCTTTACAGCTGCTTGCAGCCAGCACCTGTCTGCACCAGCAGCTAGCCCAGGCTTCCATGGCTGCATGCGTGCAAAAGTCAGCTTAGAAAGGAGATCTGCGCCCTTGTTCTTCACAGCACTACTCACAATAGTCAGATACGGAAGCATCTGTAGATGCCCCCGACAGACGAACGGACCAAGACGTGTACACGGGCACAGggcaatactactcagccactgCAAAGAGCGAAATGCCTTCTGCAGCAACATGGGCGGGCCCAGACGTCGTCACATCAAGTGAAGTGAGCcagatggagaaagaggaaacccacatgatattgcttatacgTGCAGAGAGCGAGCCAATAGGTCGACGAGTCCCAGGGACTGCAGGTTGAGGAAAtgaggagatgttggtcaaagggcgGTACAAACGCTTCTCATTATTAAGATGAACAAGGTCTGGGTCTAATGTACAGCCTGGTAGAGTTAACAGTACTGTATTCTTTACTTGAATGTTGCTCGGAGAGTAATTCTTAAATGTTGTCACTGTAACAGCTACAGTTCAGTGGTACTTATGCAAGGTGAAGGATAAGTTAAACTCATTGTGGTAAACGTTTCCACAGTGCATAGGCGTATCAGATCATGTTTGCATACCTTACACTCACGCACTGCTATGTAtcaattctatctcaataaagctggcaAAAATAACATCACCAATACTTTGTGATTTCCGTTTTTCACATGTACTAATTTGAATGAATGTAGGTGTAAAGCCAGATTACCTAGATGATCACATAAGGGCCGGGGTATAGGGCAGAATTATGGCGTATAATCAACACAACACATAACCTTGGGTCTTTTGTCCAGTGTATAGGTACATATTTGCTTACTTACTGACACGTTTACACATATGTGTATGGGATGGACACCATCCATATCCAGAACATCCACGCATATCATCCAGTCGTAACACTTCAGATGGAGTCAACAAAACCCACAAAAAGTACTTTTTGTCATGATGATCAAGACGAGACAGACAGAAATAGTCCTCAGATCTCTTTCTCTGTATCCCCGCTCACATCCTGTGTTTCTAACCCACAGGAAAGGGacgggcttcctggtggctcagctaggaAAGAACGTGCCTGcgaatgcaagagatgcaagagacgtgggttcagtccctgggtcgggaagatcccctgggggaggaaatggcgaTTTGCTCcagtatgattattattattttttttgctccagtgttcttgacgagaaaattccatggaccgaggagcctggagagctataatccatggggtcaccaaagagtgagacatgactgagcgtgcacacacacacacacacacacacacacacactcccggAAGGGACGATGCCATCGTGTGCTCTGctatgcttagtctctcagtcgtgtctgactctgtgaccccatggactgcagcccgccaggctcctccatccatggaattctccaggcaagagtactggagtgggttgccattcccttctccaggggatctttccagacccaggagcctgcatctcctgcattggcaggcccccctccaggggatcttctcaacacaggtctcccacattgcaggcagattccttattgtctgagcctccagggaagcccagtgccaTCGTGACCATGTGCAAATGACCACAAGAACAGAGCTGCTTTCGCCCCAACGTCACCACCCCCCGTGTACCTCCCGTATCTTTTGGGCAGCAAGACAGGTAGCcggtaaaaagaaaatgaaacattttggttacaggtgatggaattcaaggaAGCTGAGATAGCTCTAGGTGCTGAATCTCATTTTGCTTGATGCTGAATCAAACCTCAAGCAACATTTTCCCCTGAATCTTACTCAGATATAGTGTATGAAGAGGATAAATCGGCCAAGAAATTGGGAAAAGCTGACAGAAGTTGAAAGGAAGGTAGGCTTCCTGCTTCCCTATGGTTCAACTGCCAGGTTATTCCGTGGAGACCAAGATGCTTCATGGACATTATACAGTTCATCCTTTTAATCCTATTGGGAAACATGGTTTCAGCTGTTTCTACTTATCTCTTCTTCAAAAACTGCAAACTGTTCTAAAAACTGTTGAAAAGAACATTGTGTGTTTTCTTTATCTCAGCATATCTTTATcctgcaagcacacacacatactcacacacactcacacacacacatactctcacacacacatacactctctcacacacacacacacacacagaagatagcaacagcaataacaaaaggGCCCCCTCCCTCCATTAGACTCTGTAATGAAATGAATATCTGAATTTTTCTAATTCTATCCTgagtaaattttacttttttgggtTTTCCCCCCAAAAAGTATTATAAAACTAGACTGtctagagaaggagaaatatcataaaacATCCCTTATGTGcagaattgggcttcccaggtagctcaagtggtaaagaatccacctgccaatgcaggagcctcaggtgatgtgggttcgacccctgggtggggaagatcccctgaaggaggagatggcagcccactccagtattcttgccgggagaatcccatggacagaggagcctggtgggctgcagtccagggggctgcaaaCATGATATGTAGGATCTAAAAAAAATGACaggaatgaacttatttacaaaacagacacagactcagAGAATGAGTTTGATTTCCAGTGGGGTAATAATGGGGGAAGGGTTAGTTAGGGAGTTGACATGtacaggttgctgctgctgctgctgctaagtcacttcagttgtgtctgactctgtgcgaccccagagatggcagcccaccaggctcccctgtccctgggattctccaggcaagaacactggagtgggtgccatttccttctccaatgcgtgaaagtgaaaagtgaaagtgaagttgctcagtcgtgtccaactcctagcgaccccatggattgcagcctaccaggctcctccatccatgggattttccagttactatatttaaagtggataagaGGGATAAGGCtccctggataggaggggagtttgggggagattgGATTTGTGTATGTGGCTGCATCCCTTTCGTGTTCACTTGAAAtgatcacaatattgttaatcgactatacttcaatataaaataaaaagttaaaaaaatagccTGTctagaggagaagagggcatcagaggatgagatggtcagatggcatcagtgatacaatgaacatgaacttgggcaaagtccaggagatggtgagggacacggaggcctggtgtgctgcaatccatccacggggttgcaaacagtcagacacgactgggcgactgaacaacagcacctGTTGCTTCATATTTTCAATATAGACATcgtctaaaatattttatttattaatttaataaatttactATTTATTGAGGAGCTACTATGCTAGACATTTTCCTAGCAGTTTGGGAGGATTATCACTGAAGAAAATTGGTAAAAAACAAACCTCTGTCCTTGTACAGAGTATATCCTaatggaggagacagacaatGAACACTGGATATAGTTAACTGGTATGGAGAAAATGAGATGGATTTTATAACAGTGAGTAATTCCCTATGTTCAAGATCCTGGATGAAGTGTTGGGACGTAACTAGTATTTCTCTCTTGGAAACCACGATTATATTCTCTGTTGCTAagagtttgactattttagacaCTTCATGTAAGTGAAATTGTGCAGGATTTGTGCTTCTGAATCTGACcgatctcacttagcataatgtccttcaGTCATCCGATGTCAtagcaaatggcaggatttccaaTTGTTCTTTCCTGTATGAATATACCCCatttttctttacccattcatctccTGAAAGACGTGAGGCTGTTTCCATaccctggctattgtgaatgacGCTGTTACGAATGTTGGCATACAAACACAGGCTCATGTCCCTGCTGTGAACATCTGGGCATATACCTAGAATTCGAGTTGCTAGGTCACACGGCGTCTGTGTTTAGATTTTTTATGTTCCCACCATCAATGCACAAGTGCCCTAATTTTTCCATTTCCTCACCACcgtttgtatattcttttttttttttttcttctgttgttgttgctaGCAACCCTAGTGAGTGCAAAGTGGTatttcactgtggtcttgatttcaTTGCTCTAATGGTTAACGATGTTGAATAttgtttcatgtgcttattggccattcgtataatatatcttctttggagaaatgtctgttcgaGTCCTTTTCTCATCTAAAAATTTACTGTTGTTAagctgtatgagttctttatatatcctgGATATAAGTCCTTTATTGaacaaagtaaaagtgaaagttgctcacttgtgtctgactctttgcgaccccctggactgtagctcaccaggctcctctgtccatgaaattttccaggcaagaatgctagagtgggttgccattcccttccccaggggatcttccaaacccagggactgaacccaggtctccctcaatgtaggcagattcttgaccatcggagccaccagggaagcccagaggtctTCAGGAAATCCAGTGTCACGAAGCTTTCCCCCCAGGGTTTCTACGTGGCTTGTAACTTCAGCTCTTATGCTTACCTCTTTGATTGatcttgagttcatttttgtaggTGGGGTAAGGGGAGATCTAACTTTTGCCTGTGGATATCCGGTTTCCCAATACCATTTACTGAAAAGAGGCATGTAATTAACATTCACTGAAGCCTAACACCACGAGAGAAGATACGGTATAAAAAAATCACAGGATTGATgggaaagtgaaaatcgctcagttgggtctgactcttggtgaccccacggactgaagccctccaggttcctctgtccttggaattctccaggcaagaatactggagtgggtaaccattcccttctccaggggatcttcccaacccagagatcaaacccaggtctcctgcgttgcaggcaagtttctttactgactgaaccaccaAAGAGGCACTCAACTAGCATTTGCTGAAATTGTAGCGCCGTGAGAGAAGCTGCGGTATAAAGAGTCACAGGCTTGATGGGAAGGGGCTGGTTACTCATCTTCAGGGCA encodes the following:
- the LOC138420249 gene encoding olfactory receptor 9I1-like → MAENGTVVTEFVLLGFRLSAELQTGLFFVFLLLYLVTLGGNLGVMALIQSDPRLRTPMYFFLSHLSFLDVCYSSVIVPQLLEALRTEKRAIGFERCATQFFFFTLCASTECLLLAVMAYDRYVAVCGPLLYASAMTPRTRLGLVAGAYGGAAVNAAVRTGCAFSISFCKSNHVDFFFCDLPPLLKLACSETRPRERVIYLLAFLVIATSLSAILISYLFIIRAILKIRSAGGKVKTFSTCASHITAVALFFGTLIFIYLKGNMGKSLGEDKVVSVFYTVVIPMLNPVIYSLRNKEVKEALKRALSRMKVSPVE